CGTCAAGCGACTTGAGCGTATCGATGCCGATCAGGTTTTCCATCCCCGCTCCGGAGACGCGCGTCTGACGCAACATGAGATTCTCTAGCTGCTTCATCTCTTTCAAGTGAACGAAACCGCCGTCTTTGACTTGGGCTCGCATCAGTTCCAAGGTTTTGATTTTGGTTAGCGGCGCCAGATACTCCATCCCTTCGGTCGTCAACGCCGTACCGTTGGTCTCCAGGGTTTCGAGATTGGTCAATTTCGAGATCGACTTGAAGCCGGCGTCGGTAACATTGGTGCCGCGAATGTTCAAAAATTTCAGCTTGGACAAGTCGGTCAGGTGAGCCAGTCCTTCATCGCCGACGATCGCGCCTTCCAGACGCAAGACTTCCATATTGGGCATCTTGGCGATGGTCTCCATGCCGGCGTCCGTGATGTCGTCATAGCGTAGGTCAAGATAACGCAGCTTGGGCAACTGCAGCATGTATTCCAACGACTTGTTACTGATATTCGTGCGACGCAGTTGCAACACTGAAAGATTCTTGAGCGCCACCAGCTTTTCGATACCGGCGTCGGAGATCGTTGTGTTCGCGGCGCTAAAATCGCGTAGGTCTTTCATCTGCAAGAGATTGTCGATCGTCTTGTCCGTCACGTCGGCGCCGTAGACTTTCAAAATTTTGACATGCTTCAGTTTCGACAACGGCTCCAGTTGCTCATCACTGAACGAAGAGACCGACAGATCAGCGACGGTGACGACTCCCCGATCATCTTTGGTCAATCGCCCCCCCAACTCCTCGAGGGCGGCGACCGCTGCGGCGTCGTCCGGTTCGACCTTCTCAGGCTCGACTTTGGCAGGAGTCTGCGGAGTCGACTTCGGACATCCGGTGGTAAATACCAACAACAGAACGGCGAGCCAGGCGGGCAAAAATCGCATTAGGCGAGCATCCTCTGATCAGGTGTAGGGGAACGAAGCGTGTCAAAACCGCTTATTTTACGGCGAATAGCGAAGACTCGCAACGAGCGTACCCCCAGCCGACATTTGCGGAAAAACCAACTTCGCCCGTGAGAATTTCGTAACAGGTCGAATCTCCGCGCGTAATTCTCAAAGTTCATGTGACGTAGGGGCAGTCCGTGACATCCAACCCAGAAATGCGCCGCCAAGCGACGCAATCCGCTTCCGAACTGCCCCCCCAAGCTGCAGGAATTTGCTCATGATTCGGTCCGCTTCGTTGATGCTGCTGGCCCTGACGGTTTCCCCCATCTCGGCGGCGGATTGGCCGCAATGGCTCGGTCCGCAGCGAGATAGTATTTGGCGCGAAAGCGGCGTCGTCACCCAATTTCCTGATACTGGCGCCAAGATCAAATGGCGCGTCCCGGTCAGCTACGGCTACTCGGGACCGGCGGTTGCGGATGGCCGCGTTTATCTAACTGACTATGTGAAGAAGTCAGGCGACATCACCAACAACGCTGGCGGTCCGGACGTTTTGACCGGCGTCGAACGGGTGCTTTGTTTGGACGCCGATAGCGGCAAAGAAGTTTGGAAATATGAGTATCCTCGCAATTACAGCATCAGCTATGGCGCCGGTCCGCGGGCAACACCGACCGTCGACGGCGATAAGGTTTACACTTTGGGCGCCGAGGGAGACTTGATCTGTTTCAACGCCAAAGATGGCGCCGTCGTCTGGAAAAAAGAGCTGCGTAAAGAATACAAGTGCGACGCGCCGTTTTGGGGCTATTCGGCCGCACCGCTTGTCGATGGCGATACGCTCTATTGCCTGGTGGGCGGTGAGGGTTCGATCGCGGTCGCGTTCGACAAGAATAGTGGGAAAGAATTGTGGCGAGCCCTTTCTTCCACGTCGCAGGGCTATTGCCCGCCGACGATGATCGAGTTTGGTGGCAAACAGCAACTGCTGATCTGGCACCCCCTTTCCCTGAACAGCTTGAATCCGGCGACCGGCGAAGTTTATTGGACAGTTTCGTTGGAACCGTCGTACGCGATGTCGATTTCGCCTCCCCGCTTGATGGGTGACATGCTCTTTGCCGGCGGATATTCCGACACCAGCGTGATGCTGAAACTGACCGAAGAACCCGGCGCCGAAGTTGTGTGGCGCGGAACCGGGAAATCTTCGATTGCGACCGCCAACGCTCCTCCGATCATGACCCCCAAGACAATCTACGGCGTGGATGGAATCAGCGGCGCACTGATGGCGGCTAAAGTTGAAGATGGGGAGCGACTCTGGGAAACGCAAAAGCCGACTTCGCCCGAGCGGCGCCCCAAACATGCGACCGCCTTCTTAGTGAAGTTGGGCGAGGCCGGCGATCGCTTCATTTTGGCCAGCGAAACCGGCGACTTGATCTTCGCCGACCTGACGCCAGAGGGTTATGCCGAAATCAACCGCGCTCACATCTTGGAACCGACCAACAATGCGTTCGGCCGCGACGTGGTTTGGAGCCATCCAGCCTACGCCAACCAATCGGCCTATCTCCGTAATGACAAAGAGCTTGTCTGCGTGGATCTGGCGGCCGAATAGTCTGCCTGATCGCGCGAACCGCGTTACTGAAGTAACCCTCTAATGCCCCTGGCGGAAGACCTTTCCGGCGGGGGCATTCCATTTTTGGCGCTTCTAGGGGAAAATCGCTGGTTTGCTTGGGGCGTTCTATCCCAAGTCGTTCGATCGCTTGACTTTAAACCGAATGCTGCGACATGTTTCCTGAAAACCAACAAAACGTGCAGTTCCCCCAACTGGAAGCCGAAGTTCTGGATTTCTGGAAGTCGCAGAAGATCTACGAAAAATCGCTCGACGCGCGGCGTGACGGTCCCAAATTTGTCTTCTACGAAGGACCTCCCACCGCCAACGGCATGCCGCATCCTGGTCACTGCCTGACCCGCGCGATCAAAGACGTCTTCCCCCGTTATCGCACGATGAAGGGATACTACTGCGAGCGCAAAGCAGGCTGGGACACGCACGGGCTGCCGGTCGAAGTCGAAGTCTGCAAAGAGATGGGAATCCACTCGAAGGAAGAGATCGAAAATTTCGGCATCGAACCGTTCATCCACAAGTGCCAGGCCAGCGTTTGGCGTTACATGCAAGAGTGGGAACGCCTGACCGAACGTCTCGGCTTTTGGTTGAAGTTGGACGAAGCTTACGTCACCTACCATCAAAGCTATGTCGAAAGCGTCTGGTGGGCGCTGAAGAACTTCTACGATCGCGGCCTCCTTTACCAAGGTCACAAGATTGTCTGGTGGTGGGCTCAAGGAGGAACGGCGCTTTCCAGCGGCGAAGTCGGCCAAGGATATCGCGAAGTCGCCGACCCCAGCGTCTATGTTCGCTTCCCACTGATCGAAGACCCCAAGACCGCACTGCTGGTCTGGACGACAACTCCTTGGACGTTGCCGAGCAATCAGTTCGCCGCCGTGCATCCGGAGCTTGAGTACTCGACCGTCGAAGATGAAGAGACCGGCGAGCATCTGATCTTAGCGACCGCACTGGTCGAACCGTTGGCGACCAAAACGAAGAAGAACTGGAAGACGATCGCGACTTGCCAAGGCGCGACCTTGTTGGGCAAACGTTATCTGCCGCCGTTTGACTACTACTACAAAGATCTGGGCGACACGCAAGGAACGTTGGCCGACGACGCCAAAACCAAGCAGCACATCGCATGGCGCGTGGTCGCTGCCGATTTTGTGACGACCGACAGCGGAACCGGCGTTGTCCATCAAGCGCCGGCGTTTGGCGAAGTCGACTATGACGTTTTGAAAGAAGAGCAAGATCGCTTCGCACCGGGCGAAGGCCCCGAATTGATCTGCGCTGTTGGTCCCGACGGCAAGTTCACTGACGAAGCGCCCAACTACCAAGGTCGCTGGGTCAAAGAGGCCGACAAAGACATCGCCCATGAGCTGAAAACGCGGGGTCGGCTCTTTTTGCTCGATCAATATCTGCACGACTATCCCTTCTGCTGGCGTGCAGACGAAGATCCGCTCATCCAGTATCCGCGGAAGAGCTGGTTCGTCCGCACGACGCAGTTCAAAGATGAAATGGTGGCGAACAATCAGCAGATCAATTGGCTGCCGGATCATATCCGCGACGGGCGCTTCGGCAACTTTCTCGAATCAAACGTCGACTGGGCGCTGTCGCGCGAACGCTATTGGGGAACTCCGCTGCCGATCTGGGTTTGCGAAGAAACGGGTCAAGCCGAAGCGGTCGCCAGCTACGCCGAGCTAGAAGCGAAGCCGGGCGCAACCGGCTTTGAAGTTTGGGAAGCGGCCAAGAAAAAAAATCCCAAACTGGTCGACGATCTGAAGATCCACAAGCCGTACATCGACGCGATCACCTACGATTCTCCCTTCGCCCCTGGGGCGAAGATGCAGCGGGTCACCGAAGTGATCGACTGCTGGTTTGACTCCGGCGCGATGCCGTTTGCACAGTGGGGCTATCCGCATCAAAACGCCAACCGGTTTGAAGACCAGTTTCCGGCAGACTTTATCAGCGAAGCGATCGACCAGACGCGCGGCTGGTTCTATAGCCAATTGGCGATCAGCACGCTGCTGTTCGGCAAGGGAGGCGACGGTCAAACGGTGCGGCATGAATATCCGCATCCCTTCAAAAACTGCATCGTGCTTGGCCTGATGCTGGGCGAAGATGGCCAGAAGATGTCTAAGAGCAAGCGAAACTATCGCGAGCCGAACGAGATCTTCGACAAGTATGGCGCCGACGCGCTGCGCTGGTATCTGTTCGCCAATCAGCCGCCGTGGACGTCGATCCGCTACAACGAACAATCGATCAAAGACAGCATCCCCGAGTTCCTGCTGCGGCTCTGGAACGTCTATAGTTTCTTCACGATCTACGCCAACATCGACGGCTTCCAGCCTGAGCAAGCGTTGACCGGCCAAGCAGGTCAATTGTCGTCTATCGACTTTGCCGGCGCGAAAGGCTATCGTCCTGCCGCCGAGCGCAGCGAGCTGGATCGTTGGGTCCTCAGCGAATTAAATCAGGCGATCGCGACGGTCGTCGAGCGGATGGACGCGTACGACAACTACGGCGCGTGCGGAGCGTTGACCAGCTTTGTCGACGCATTGAGCAATTGGTACGTACGCCGCAGTCGCGATCGCTTCTGGAGCGGCGACAAAGAGTCGCCCGAGAAGCAGGACGCTTACTGGACGCTTTACGAATGTTTGATCACCACCTGCAAGCTGATCGCGCCGTTCACGCCGTTTTTGGCCGAAGGATTATGGCGCAGTCTCGCCGGCGTCTTTGGAGATCGCGCGATCGAAAGCGTCCACTTGTGCGACTTCCCCACAGCGGACGAAACGGCGGTCGACCGCCAGCTGTCGACGCGCATGAACTTAATCCGTGAGATCTCGTCCCTCGGCCGCAAGGCCCGCATGGACGAGAAGCTGAAGGTTCGCCAACCATTATCGCTGGTCGAAGTCGTGCTAGCCGACGCGACGCATCAAGATTGGCTCGAATCGCATGGCGGCTTGATCCGCGAAGAACTGAACGTCAAAGAAGTCCAGTTCACGCAAGAAGGTCAAAAATACATCGACTATCAAGTGCAGCCGAACTTCAAGCGACTCGGTCCGAAAATCGGCAAACTGTTACCGCAGGTCAAAGGCGCGTTGGCGAAAGCGGACGGAGGCGAGTTGTTGTCGCAGTTGGAATCCAACGGCAAGATCACGCTGGAGGTGGGCGGCCAAGCGATCGAGTTGGACGGCGAAGATATCCAAGTTCGCCTACAAGCGAAGCCCGGCTGGGCCGCCGCACAAGGGAAAATGTGCGTCGTGGTGCTCAACAAAGAGCTGACGCCGGAGTTGCTGCGTGAAGGGTACTGCAAAGACCTGGTTCGCTTGATCCAAGATCAACGCAAAGAAATGGACCTGGCCTATACCGACCGGATCGAAATCGGCGTCGTGACCGACGCCGACGAGCTGACTGCGGCGCTGACCGAAAACGGCGCGTACATCACCGGCGAAACGCTGGGAAAAAATCTCGTTTTGAAAGCCTTGTCCGGCGCCACGACGATCGAGTGTGAGATTGGAGATTTTGCGGCGAAGCTGTTCGTGAAGAAGGTTTAACGCATGAACGGTTCGACTCATTCCGCTGAAAATCCGCTGCGCGTCGCCGTGCTGATCTCTGGCGGCGGCACGACGTTGCGCAATCTGATCGAGAAGATCGCCGTCGATCAGCTCTGGATCAAGATTACTGTGGTCGTTGCGAGCACCGCGAAAGCGAAAGGTTTGCAATACGCAACCGATGCCGATATTCCTTCGACGATTGTCGACTGGAACTCGCACGACTCGACCGAGTCGTTCAGCACGACGGTGTTCGACGCGTGTCGCGCCGCCGAGGTTGATTTGATCGTGATGGGCGGGTTCTTAAAGCATGTGTTGATCCCGGACGATTTTGAAAATCGCGTGATCAACATCCACCCGTCCTTGGTGCCGTCGTTCTGCGGCGCCGGTTTTTACGGCGCCAAAGTACATCAAGCGGCGCTCGATTACGGCGTCAAAGTGAGCGGCTGCACCGTTCACCTGGTCGACAATCATTACGACCACGGCCCAGTGGTCGCGCAGCAGTCGATTCCGGTGCTGCCGGATGACGACGCCGCTTCGCTCGCTGCACGAGTGTTTGAAGTCGAATGCGAACTCTACCCGCAAGTCCTTCAGGCGTTCGCCGCCGGCCGCGTGACGATCGACGGTCGCCGCGTTACCATTCGCTAGTCGCGCCGCTCGATCGGACTGAGCGACTCTTGCGGATTGCGGCACTCTCCGACATAGGTCACGCCGCTGGGTCTGGCCCACTGGGCCGCGTTGGCCAACACTTGCTGGATGTGGGGATCGTAGTAGATCGGGTACGTTTCGTGACCAGGGCGAAAGTAGAAAATCTTGCCGGCGCCGCGGGTAAACGTGCATCCGCTGCGAAAGACTTCGCCCCCTTCGAACCAG
The nucleotide sequence above comes from Blastopirellula sp. J2-11. Encoded proteins:
- a CDS encoding leucine-rich repeat domain-containing protein, with protein sequence MRFLPAWLAVLLLVFTTGCPKSTPQTPAKVEPEKVEPDDAAAVAALEELGGRLTKDDRGVVTVADLSVSSFSDEQLEPLSKLKHVKILKVYGADVTDKTIDNLLQMKDLRDFSAANTTISDAGIEKLVALKNLSVLQLRRTNISNKSLEYMLQLPKLRYLDLRYDDITDAGMETIAKMPNMEVLRLEGAIVGDEGLAHLTDLSKLKFLNIRGTNVTDAGFKSISKLTNLETLETNGTALTTEGMEYLAPLTKIKTLELMRAQVKDGGFVHLKEMKQLENLMLRQTRVSGAGMENLIGIDTLKSLDVSETPFGDDGLIHVGKFKNLEKLNLWFTKVTPDGLPHIKDLTNMKTLVLDYQGITDDSLENLVGMQKLQTLSLKDNDMITNESIKYLKQLKGLKKISITFTQIDSRGVAELKKEIPGLEVEL
- a CDS encoding PQQ-binding-like beta-propeller repeat protein, coding for MIRSASLMLLALTVSPISAADWPQWLGPQRDSIWRESGVVTQFPDTGAKIKWRVPVSYGYSGPAVADGRVYLTDYVKKSGDITNNAGGPDVLTGVERVLCLDADSGKEVWKYEYPRNYSISYGAGPRATPTVDGDKVYTLGAEGDLICFNAKDGAVVWKKELRKEYKCDAPFWGYSAAPLVDGDTLYCLVGGEGSIAVAFDKNSGKELWRALSSTSQGYCPPTMIEFGGKQQLLIWHPLSLNSLNPATGEVYWTVSLEPSYAMSISPPRLMGDMLFAGGYSDTSVMLKLTEEPGAEVVWRGTGKSSIATANAPPIMTPKTIYGVDGISGALMAAKVEDGERLWETQKPTSPERRPKHATAFLVKLGEAGDRFILASETGDLIFADLTPEGYAEINRAHILEPTNNAFGRDVVWSHPAYANQSAYLRNDKELVCVDLAAE
- the ileS gene encoding isoleucine--tRNA ligase; translated protein: MFPENQQNVQFPQLEAEVLDFWKSQKIYEKSLDARRDGPKFVFYEGPPTANGMPHPGHCLTRAIKDVFPRYRTMKGYYCERKAGWDTHGLPVEVEVCKEMGIHSKEEIENFGIEPFIHKCQASVWRYMQEWERLTERLGFWLKLDEAYVTYHQSYVESVWWALKNFYDRGLLYQGHKIVWWWAQGGTALSSGEVGQGYREVADPSVYVRFPLIEDPKTALLVWTTTPWTLPSNQFAAVHPELEYSTVEDEETGEHLILATALVEPLATKTKKNWKTIATCQGATLLGKRYLPPFDYYYKDLGDTQGTLADDAKTKQHIAWRVVAADFVTTDSGTGVVHQAPAFGEVDYDVLKEEQDRFAPGEGPELICAVGPDGKFTDEAPNYQGRWVKEADKDIAHELKTRGRLFLLDQYLHDYPFCWRADEDPLIQYPRKSWFVRTTQFKDEMVANNQQINWLPDHIRDGRFGNFLESNVDWALSRERYWGTPLPIWVCEETGQAEAVASYAELEAKPGATGFEVWEAAKKKNPKLVDDLKIHKPYIDAITYDSPFAPGAKMQRVTEVIDCWFDSGAMPFAQWGYPHQNANRFEDQFPADFISEAIDQTRGWFYSQLAISTLLFGKGGDGQTVRHEYPHPFKNCIVLGLMLGEDGQKMSKSKRNYREPNEIFDKYGADALRWYLFANQPPWTSIRYNEQSIKDSIPEFLLRLWNVYSFFTIYANIDGFQPEQALTGQAGQLSSIDFAGAKGYRPAAERSELDRWVLSELNQAIATVVERMDAYDNYGACGALTSFVDALSNWYVRRSRDRFWSGDKESPEKQDAYWTLYECLITTCKLIAPFTPFLAEGLWRSLAGVFGDRAIESVHLCDFPTADETAVDRQLSTRMNLIREISSLGRKARMDEKLKVRQPLSLVEVVLADATHQDWLESHGGLIREELNVKEVQFTQEGQKYIDYQVQPNFKRLGPKIGKLLPQVKGALAKADGGELLSQLESNGKITLEVGGQAIELDGEDIQVRLQAKPGWAAAQGKMCVVVLNKELTPELLREGYCKDLVRLIQDQRKEMDLAYTDRIEIGVVTDADELTAALTENGAYITGETLGKNLVLKALSGATTIECEIGDFAAKLFVKKV
- the purN gene encoding phosphoribosylglycinamide formyltransferase; the protein is MNGSTHSAENPLRVAVLISGGGTTLRNLIEKIAVDQLWIKITVVVASTAKAKGLQYATDADIPSTIVDWNSHDSTESFSTTVFDACRAAEVDLIVMGGFLKHVLIPDDFENRVINIHPSLVPSFCGAGFYGAKVHQAALDYGVKVSGCTVHLVDNHYDHGPVVAQQSIPVLPDDDAASLAARVFEVECELYPQVLQAFAAGRVTIDGRRVTIR